The following proteins are co-located in the Triticum aestivum cultivar Chinese Spring chromosome 1A, IWGSC CS RefSeq v2.1, whole genome shotgun sequence genome:
- the LOC123060968 gene encoding uncharacterized protein: protein MNVYYYCLHGSVQHGLVLCHVFETDSTDYDDTPKCISVGCHPGSCNGNHSGQAFGAPSSNALSNSTHPGLNSYIAELGNLLLGDPGDHDNSADTANSSATAGAPPKADHGLSKKRKKTSDVWDYFTKIFARDINGKVLTFAACNHCCKILTGSSKGGTTHLARHACPCKLKPVEAGRNAKDS, encoded by the exons ATGAACGTCTACTATTATTGTCTCCACGGATCTGTCCAG CATGGTTTAGTCCTGTGCCATGTATTCGAGACAGACTCAACCGACTACGACGACACTCCCAAATGCATCAGCGTCGGATGCCATCCAGGATCTTGCAATg GAAACCACAGTGGTCAAGCATTCGGAGCTCCAAGCAGCAACGCTTTATCCAATTCAACACATCCAGGATTAAACTCTTACATTGCAGAACTTGGGAACCTCTTGCTCGGTGACCCTGGTGACCATGACAACTCCGCAG ATACTGCAAACTCTAGTGCAACAGCAGGCGCACCTCCAAAAGCTGACCATGGGCTCTCGAAAAAGCGCAAGAAGACCTCGGATGTTTGGGATTACTTCACCAAGATATTTGCACGCGACATCAACGGGAAGGTGCTGACATTCGCGGCGTGCAACCACTGCTGCAAGATACTAACAGGCAGTTCCAAGGGTGGCACCACACACCTCGCAAGGCACGCGTGCCCGTGCAAGCTCAAACCAGTAGAAGCTGGCAGAAATGCCAAGGATTCCTAA
- the LOC123061089 gene encoding uncharacterized protein, whose translation MKFHQHTGAKTNWIMNAYYSWNDGNSFLHDGLVLCHVFETDSPDYEDNPKCLGCHRGACSGHHNDHEFGAPSEDTSLNSPHPGSRPMHYYPKHHSDPRLKSYIEQLGNLLFSDSDPDNSADTGNCGAGRGDPPITDYGQSRKRKKISDVWDYFTKIYALDINGKVLTFAACNHCCKILTASSKNGTSQLARHTCLCKFKPVAAGRNAKDSGGNPNVLLS comes from the exons ATGAAGTTCCACCAGCACACGGGCGCCAAGACCAACTGGATCATGAACGCCTACTATTCATGGAATGACGGAAATTCATTTCTCCAT GATGGTTTAGTCCTGTGCCATGTATTCGAGACAGACTCACCCGACTacgaagacaaccccaaatgcctAGGATGCCATCGAGGAGCATGCAGTG GACACCACAATGATCACGAATTCGGAGCTCCAAGCGAGGACACTTCACTCAATTCACCACATCCAGGATCCAGGCCAATGCACTATTACCCGAAGCACCATTCTGACCCAAGATTAAAGTCTTACATTGAACAACTTGGAAACCTCTTGTTCAGTGACTCTGATCCTGACAACTCCGCAG ATACGGGAAACTGTGGTGCAGGAAGAGGCGACCCTCCAATCACTGACTATGGGCAGTCGAGAAAGCGCAAAAAGATCTCAGATGTTTGGGATTACTTCACCAAGATATATGCGCTCGACATCAACGGGAAGGTTTTGACATTTGCGGCTTGCAACCACTGCTGCAAGATACTGACAGCGAGTTCCAAGAATGGAACCTCGCAACTTGCAAGGCACACGTGCCTGTGCAAGTTCAAACCAGTAGCAGCTGGCAGAAATGCCAAGGACTCCGGCGGCAACCCCAATGTCCTATTGTCCTAA